One Colius striatus isolate bColStr4 chromosome 8, bColStr4.1.hap1, whole genome shotgun sequence genomic region harbors:
- the C8H10orf88 gene encoding ATPase PAAT yields MVSVAVLSEARNMEVYVGEEYCGTGRGESLGDACCPGETDKVTLYKKYLKFECPAASCRIKLLSIGEKQRVLITKIIVEVKTVSAKLATDFPSLGSSIDLDRVQTIMDSMGSKLSPGAQQLMDMVRCQQKNNLPLGDKLNWIFGKNSDFGGDHAIDGLCSAAIQASLCQLASEPLPVKNDLASETLNEDLKISHDLNTEALERGNTSHSERLTTQQNTFDLREDFKVMGSLHTQEQASEMPSVANPQVLLPFLQNLCSRVNHLRLKEGDRRFAKHVVAQEEGIQAVGVEQQRICTYLEKIISKNMDLMEKKLMDYIDCQIQALQTHIDNKMVLLMDLVQNSKPNKISQTHYGSNEGLSNGER; encoded by the exons ATGGTCTCTGTCGCTGTCCTAAGCGAGGCCCGGAACATGGAGGTGTACGTGGGCGAGGAGTACTGCGGGACCGGCCGGGGCGAGAGCCTGGGAGACGCCTGCTGCCCGGG tgaAACTGACAAGGTTACTTTATACAAAAAATACCTGAAGTTTGAGTGCCCTGCAGCTTCCTGCAGAATTAAG CTGCTCTCCATTGGTGAGAAACAAAGAGTACTCATCACTAAAATAATTGTAGAAGTGAAAACAGTGTCTGCAAAACTAGCAACTGATTTTCCTTCACTAGGCTCAAGCATAGATCTAGACAGAGTGCAAACAATAATGGACTCTATGGGATCTAAGTTGTCTCCAGGTGCTCAGCAACTCATGGACATGGTCCGATGTCAGCAGAAA AACAATTTACCTCTTGGAGATAAACTTAATTGGATCTTTGGGAAAAACTCAGACtttggaggtgaccatgcaatAGATGGATTGTGCAGTGCAGCTATTCAGGCATCACTATGTCAACTGGCCAGTGAACCTTTGCCTGTTAAAAATGATTTAGCAAGTGAAACACTAAATGAAGACTTAAAAATAAGTCATGATCTGAACACAGAGGCACTGGAAAGAGGGAATACTTCTCATTCTGAAAGACTGACCACCCAGCAAAACACATTTGACCTCAGAGAAGATTTTAAAGTCATGGGATCTTTGCATACACAGGAACAAGCAAGTGAAATGCCAAGTGTAGCTAATCCACAGgtgcttcttccctttctccagaACTTATGTAGTCGGGTCAATCATCTTCGGCTAAAAGAGGGTGACAGGCGTTTTGCTAAACATGTGGTGGCTCAAGAGGAAGGCATTCAGGCTGTTGG GGTAGAACAACAACGTATTTGTACCTATTTGGAAAAGATCATCTCAAAAAATATGGACCTGATGGAGAAAAAACTGATGGACTATATTGATTGCCAAATCCAGGCTCTTCAGACACATATAGATAATAAAATGGTTCTCTTAATGGACTTGGTTCAGAACTCAAAGCCAAACAAAATTTCCCAAACACACTATGGCTCTAACGAAGGGCTCTCTAATGGAGAGAGATAG